Below is a window of Terriglobales bacterium DNA.
GTCCGACGTCGGCGGCACTACGACGTACGACTACGATGACCGCGACCGCCTGCATTCGAAGCAGACGCCCTTAGGTACGCTGACCTACAGCTACGATAATGCCGGCAATCTGCTGACCATGACTTCGTCGAACACCGGCGGCACCATGACCACCTTCAGCCCCCGATAGTCCAGTACTACCGCCGGGAGGCCGAGAAGCTGAAGACGGAGCAACAACAGACAGAACCGGACCCGCCGCCGCGCCTTACCAGAGAGTGGTACTACCGCACGCACGGAATGAGGTAGAAAAGCCAGCCATCTGGGAACCGAAGACCCATCGTGAGCGGGCGCAGTACGATGAGATTTCGAGAGAGTCGAGCATTCGATAAATCTGGATCTACTCACGCTCCGAAATTGAACGTCTCTTCCTCCGCTATCAGGACAACCGGCGGTCCACCTGTCGAAATTGCCAGGGCATTTGCCAGTACCTGCTGGCCACCCTCTGACGATGCGCAGGCCTTCAACATTTGCATTGATGGAAAGTGGATCTCCGCAATTCGGTGGAACCGCGAGGGACTTTGAGCTGAGTCCAAAACCCTCGTGGCAACGATTTTGGTTTTGCCAGACAACTTGGCCACAGCCATCGGAACATGTTCGTTGTGATAGACGCTCTCGAAACGATCGGCGTCCTTTGGATGCGGGTACATCACGATTAGCTTTGCGCCAGCCATATCACTCCCCTATTGGTTACTCTGAAAGAATTTCGCGATTCGATGCATTATTTCGCTTTGCTTCCGCAACCGTTCTTGCCTCCGCAGCTGTTCTTATCTTTACTCGCAGACTTCGTGCTGCCGGTTTGGGAGGACGAGTTCTTGGACGACTTCTTCTCACCGTTGTTCTGCGTTTGTTGATCGTTGCTCTTACCTTGCTGTGTCTGTGCCGCCATCGTTCCAGCCATCAGGCCGGAAAGACATACGGCCGAGATCAGCGATTTAACCGTGGATTTCATGGGTAAACCTCCGCTCTTCTGAGTACTTGGGACTCATCCTCAAGATTCCCAGCCACAGTGAACGTTACGATTCTTGATGGGATCAAGTGGGCAATTGAGCGAATTACAATTTTTCGTCCCACTGCGAAGACGAGTGGCACTTTTTCCTAGTCCGGGAATCACATCAAATTGGATCAATCGAACAAGTTAAGAGGAGCTATGGCTGAACTTGCATATTTGTCCAAGTCGTACATCGAGAGAAAGAAGGGACCAGTTCGCTATGCGCAGCTACCTGGGGAAGCCAAACCGGTGATCTTCAGCGTGCATGGCGCCGTTGCCGAGCACTATGGAGTGAAGGCCGAGGATTTCGGAGAATCCCATGCGACGACGATTGATTATCTCGTTGCATCCGTCGCAGGTTGACTGCTGGGAACCTTCGGGGGCGCGCTGGAGGCGCGCAAAATCAAGGCAGACGGAAAACTGTCGGGAGAGGTTCGCGGAGAAGTCGAAAAAGCGGAAGATGGCGTGCTTATCATCCGACGCATTCACATCGAGCACAGATTGAAGATTTCAGAAGGCCAGCGTGAAACCGCAGAACGCGTTCACGCCGTGTACGCCGATCGTTGCCCCTTATATAGGTCAGTCAGGACCTCCATTGACGTGACTTCTTCCCTCACTTTGCTGACTGAATAGGGATGGGCATCGCCTCAGCGCATTTAGTGAGGAGATGGTTAGCCTAATCTTGTTAAAAATTTCTGTGAGAGGAATCTAGCACTAGCACGCCATCTTCTTGTCTCGGATGCTCGCGGCTTTGAACGCCTCCGCGGCAGTCCAGATCGACACACCCAGCAAGGCCAAATCCTTAATCAGGAATTGACCTGGTGCACTCAACCTGGGATACCAGTAGCCAGGCTCGAAGGCTCCGGGCGTCGTAAACAGGAAACTTAGGGTGATTAGAAAAGTGATTATTGCACCGGCGCTTCCAATGAATGACGATCGCGGGGATACTGGACGAAGAGCCATCAGAAACGCAACTGCGATCTCAATGATTCCGATCAGTGTCGACACTGCTTGAATGCTTAAAAACGAATACATCCATACCATTAAGGGACTGTGGCTTACGAGTGGCTGAATACCTTGCGCCTCCGCCCGCGTGAACTTCAGCCCCCCGATGAGCAGGAGAATCGCCACAAGTCCGTATCGGGATATGCCGACTCCGGCTCGCTCCATCGCCGATGCCAGCCCTTGCTGAACAGCGTGGGGTATGACGGTGGGAAGTCTGGGATCATGGTATTGTTCAGCGGTAGTTTGCATTTCTCTCACTCGTTAGGACAAACAAGTATCCGATGTGCGGAGAGCCAGAATGTTACAAAGCGGACATCGCTCTTCTGCGCTTACTGCACGTCTGTCCCAACAATCTCATTCGTGCATACCTCGATCAACATCATCTGTTACTGCGATTCGCAGATTGATGGAGCATTATAAGGACAGTCGACATCCAATGTCCTTTGGCAGCCGAACTTAAACTGATGATTCCGAGTTTAGCCGCAGAGAAGTCTCCTGTCCGATACGATGAATCGGTCCTGATTGAGAGGGTTCTCAGCGGAGAACACGAATGCTTTTATGAGTTGATGCGTCCGTATGAGCGGAATATCTACGTCTCTGCGTTCCTGATTTTGCAAAACCAGGCAGATGCCGAGGAGGTCGCTCAGGAAGCGGTGTTCAAGGCTTTTCGGAGACTGAATCAATTTCGGGGGGAGTCCAAGTTCGGTACTTGGATCATCCAGATAACGATTAACGAGGCACGGATGCGCCGGCGCAAGTATCGCCGGGATCGGTACGATTCCATCGAGCAAGATGCGACCGCCGAGGAGACCGGGACTTACATTCCGCGCGATTTCGCCGATTGGAGGGAAATTCCTATTGAGACGCTACAGCGAGCAGAATTCCGCCAGGCCGTGACGCGCGCCTTTCTCCGGCTGCCGGAAAAATACCGGGAGGTTTTTATGCTGCGCGATATAGAACAAATGAGCGCTGCTGAAACCGCCGCGGCACTCGGGATCGGAGAAGGAAACGTACGCACCCGGCTGGTGCGTGCTCGTCTGATGTTGCGCGATGAACTGGCGCCGGGATACGACGGAACATGGCTCGCTGAAGACCGATGGAAGAAGGTGCGTCCATGGTGAAGCAGTCTCGAAATGGAGATCAGGAAAGTCCCCGTGCCTGTGAACTGTTTCGGCAGCAAATCCCGGCCTTTCTTAACCGGGATCTTTCGGAAAAGGAGGGGGCCTCGATGGAACAGCACCGGGATTCGTGTGACAACTGCCGTGTGATACTCGAGCGCGCTGTTCCCGTCGACTGTATGCACGTTTTTCAGCACATCTCCGATTACATCGATGATGAGGTACCTGCCGAGCTACGCGCTCAGATGGAAGCCCATTTCAAAACATGCAAGCATTGTGTCGCTGTCCTTGACGGTACCCGCAACACTATCCAGCTTCTCGGAGATGAGCAAACGTTTGACGTGCCTACTGGCTTCGCTGGGCGACTTTATCGCAAGATTTCCAGGAGGTCTTCGTGAGGGCCCCGGGAATTCGGTGTGTCAACTTTCGTAAGGTTATTCAAGCGCCTGCTGGATGAATGCTTCAATGTCCGCTTGCGGCATGGCACCTTCGGTCGCGTGTACGAGCATTCCTTTTCGATTGATGTAGTAGTTGGTTGGCAGGCCTCCAACACTGTATAGATCGCCGACTATATCGGAGCCAACAAGCAGCCGATAACCGACACGGAGCTCGGTGGCGAATGTTTGGATTGATTCGGGGGATGAGCCGTACATCTCAACACCCACGATTTCCAGGCCCTTATCCTTGTATCGGTTCTGGAAATCGACGAGCCACGGAGTCTCCGCCCTGCACGGCGCGCACGTATTCCCATAAAAGGTCAGCAACACAGCCTTGTTTCGAAGGCTCGAGAGCTTGAACGGCCCTCCGTAAGAAGTTTTTGAGCGAAAAGTCAGGCGCTATTTGCCCACGGTACTTAACAACGCTGACCCGCACCGACTTCGTCGGAAAATAGCGACGAGCGGAAAATGCGACCAACCCAACCAAAGCGGAGAGCGCAATGAGCGCCAGACCCGTACGGAGTGGTCTTTGCAGTCTCTGGAAGATCGGAGCTGCGTTCGTCGGATCGTCGTTATCGATCATTGGTTGTTCTCTTTTCTGGCTAACGCGTCCATCGTAAACAAAGCGGCGGGTCTCAACCGCCGCTCTGTTGTTGTGAAAGTGACGCTGCCGCAGTTTCGCTCAGTTAAGCCGGGCGGCGACACCGCACACGATTACAGGGCCGAAACTGCCGTAGGGCGCACCACCAGGTCCGGTGATGTATCCGTCCCTCGCCATTTTCAAAATTCGGAACTCCTCAGTCAGGAGACCGCGATAGCCCTTCTCGATGGCTTCCTCAGTCCACTCATAGACATTAGCGTCCCATACTGGGCTGTAATCGGTGGCCGTTGTGGGAATGCCACCGAACGTATTGTTTGGCCGGTGTCCGTCCAAAAGCGCGGCACCCACGCCTTGACGCTGTGGATTTTGGCAGCCGCCTTCTGATGCGCCGTTCGTTGCGATGAATATCCGCTCGACAGCACTACGACTGATGTCGTCAACCCCAGTTTCGATTTTGCGCAAACGTGGAGCGAACGTGTTCCCCTCAATCGCGGACACAGTTGGATCGCTCGACTCAGTCGAGATATAGAAGACGGGCTTCCCAAAGCTGTAGCCGTTGATCAGAGAGAGCGTGACGGTGCGATGGGCTGGATCAATAGCGACCACTTGATCATGCACAAGACTGTAGTCCGGGTTTCC
It encodes the following:
- a CDS encoding RHS repeat domain-containing protein; the encoded protein is MCSFRRGACANGACGATQVTYTYTLTGKPKTMSDVGGTTTYDYDDRDRLHSKQTPLGTLTYSYDNAGNLLTMTSSNTGGTMTTFSPR
- a CDS encoding EthD family reductase, which translates into the protein MAGAKLIVMYPHPKDADRFESVYHNEHVPMAVAKLSGKTKIVATRVLDSAQSPSRFHRIAEIHFPSMQMLKACASSEGGQQVLANALAISTGGPPVVLIAEEETFNFGA
- a CDS encoding DUF417 family protein, with the translated sequence MQTTAEQYHDPRLPTVIPHAVQQGLASAMERAGVGISRYGLVAILLLIGGLKFTRAEAQGIQPLVSHSPLMVWMYSFLSIQAVSTLIGIIEIAVAFLMALRPVSPRSSFIGSAGAIITFLITLSFLFTTPGAFEPGYWYPRLSAPGQFLIKDLALLGVSIWTAAEAFKAASIRDKKMAC
- a CDS encoding sigma-70 family RNA polymerase sigma factor, which gives rise to MIPSLAAEKSPVRYDESVLIERVLSGEHECFYELMRPYERNIYVSAFLILQNQADAEEVAQEAVFKAFRRLNQFRGESKFGTWIIQITINEARMRRRKYRRDRYDSIEQDATAEETGTYIPRDFADWREIPIETLQRAEFRQAVTRAFLRLPEKYREVFMLRDIEQMSAAETAAALGIGEGNVRTRLVRARLMLRDELAPGYDGTWLAEDRWKKVRPW
- a CDS encoding TlpA disulfide reductase family protein, with the protein product MTFRSKTSYGGPFKLSSLRNKAVLLTFYGNTCAPCRAETPWLVDFQNRYKDKGLEIVGVEMYGSSPESIQTFATELRVGYRLLVGSDIVGDLYSVGGLPTNYYINRKGMLVHATEGAMPQADIEAFIQQALE